In one Vulgatibacter incomptus genomic region, the following are encoded:
- the grxC gene encoding glutaredoxin 3: MKPVKIYTTDYCSYCVQAKKLLTRKNVPFEEIDVTGDDAGRAELIRMSGGLRTVPQIFIGDFHVGGYDRLSELDRSGKLDELLA, translated from the coding sequence GTGAAGCCGGTCAAGATCTACACCACGGACTACTGCTCCTACTGCGTGCAGGCCAAGAAGCTCCTCACCCGAAAGAACGTCCCCTTCGAGGAGATCGACGTGACCGGAGACGACGCCGGCCGCGCCGAGCTCATTCGGATGAGCGGCGGGCTGCGCACCGTTCCGCAGATCTTCATCGGCGATTTCCACGTGGGCGGATACGACCGCCTGTCCGAGCTCGACCGCTCCGGCAAGCTGGACGAGCTCCTCGCCTGA